A genome region from Cucurbita pepo subsp. pepo cultivar mu-cu-16 chromosome LG02, ASM280686v2, whole genome shotgun sequence includes the following:
- the LOC111788324 gene encoding bet1-like protein At1g29060: MASNSYRGGSSFYNGDAAPYRSREGLSTRPSAASDEIQLQIDPMQGDLDDQIVGLHGQVKRLRNIAQEIGTEAKSQQDFLDQLQMTLIKAQAGVKNNVRRLNKKIIQNGSNHVVQVVVFALICFFIVYMWSKISRK, from the exons ATGGCGTCTAATTCGTATCGTGGCGGTAGTTCCTTCTACAACGGCGATGCCGCTCCTTATCGTTCCAg GGAGGGGCTTAGCACGAGACCGTCGGCTGCTTCCGATGAAATTCAACTACAGATCGATCCGATGCAAGGGGACTTGGACGACCAGATCGTTGGTCTCCATGGCCAGGTTAAGAGGCTGAGAAAT ATTGCTCAAGAAATTGGAACAGAAGCAAAATCTCAGCAAGATTTTCTAGATCAGTTG CAAATGACGTTGATCAAAGCTCAAGCGGGAGTGAAGAACAACGTAAGaagattgaacaaaaaaatcatacaGAACGGATCAAATCACGTCGTCCAGGTCGTCGTATTTGCATTGATCTGTTTCTTCATAGTGTATATGTGGTCGAAAATATCCAGAAAATGA